The following coding sequences lie in one Opisthocomus hoazin isolate bOpiHoa1 chromosome 7, bOpiHoa1.hap1, whole genome shotgun sequence genomic window:
- the GLRX5 gene encoding glutaredoxin-related protein 5, mitochondrial: MSAVVRAGWRLGAASARGRCGRALSQAAGDGAEGGGGSGSREAVERLVREHPVVVFMKGSPAQPLCGFSNAVVQILRLHGVEDYRAHDVLQDPDLRQGIKNYSNWPTIPQVYLNGEFVGGCDILLQMHQNGDLVEELKKLGIRSALLDAKKDQDKK; the protein is encoded by the exons ATGAGCGCCGTGGTGCGCGCGGGCTGGCGGTTGGGCGCCGCCTCCGCGCGGGGCCGGTGCGGGCGGGCGCTGAGCCAGGCGGCGGGCGACGGGGCCGAGGGGGGCGGCGGGTCGGGGTCGCGGGAGGCGGTGGAGCGGCTGGTGCGGGAGCACCCGGTGGTGGTGTTCATGAAGGGCAGCCCGGCGCAGCCCCTCTGCGGCTTCAGCAACGCCGTCGTGCAGATCCTGCGCCTGCACGGCGTGGAGGACTACCGCGCCCACGACGTCCTGCAGGACCCCGACCTCCGCCAAG GAATAAAAAACTACTCGAACTGGCCTACCATCCCACAAGTATACCTCAATGGTGAATTCGTTGGTGGCTGTGATATACTCCTCCAGATGCATCAGAATGGAGATCTCGTAGAAGAGCTGAAGAAGCTAGGGATCCGTTCTGCGCTGCTGGATGCAAAGAAAGACcaagacaaaaagtaa